A portion of the Paenibacillus marchantiae genome contains these proteins:
- the glmS gene encoding glutamine--fructose-6-phosphate transaminase (isomerizing) → MCGIVGYIGNKNTQSVLVEGLKKLEYRGYDSAGIAVFTPEGLQITKALGRLANLEAKLDGAPLVGNAGIGHTRWATHGKPSDENSHPHTDGSQKFSVVHNGIIENYLDLKDELMAQGHTFTSETDTEVISHLIAREYNGDIVKTVQKVITLLRGAFALGVLTEHEPEKLVAVRQASPLIIGIGEGENFIGSDIPAILEHTRNVYILNDGEMAVLTHDAVELMTIEGNFISRKMIRVDWDAVTAEKGGFEHFMLKEIHEQPKAYRDTMLGRIDNESKKVQLPELKMTEEQIKNIRNVQIIACGTAYHAGLVGRTVIEQLVRIPVETDVASEYRYRSPIVSKDTLVIVVSQSGETADTLAALREAQSNGAHVLAITNVVGSSIARDADDVIATLAGPEIAVASTKAYTSQLIAFNLLGLYLAQVRGTQTAEEIAHMLAAMQALPEQVESMLEQAEAIKGYAEQISKHEHLFFIGRGLDYAVAQEGSLKLKEISYIHSEAYAAGELKHGTLALIEDGIPVIALATQENVLEKTVSNIKEVKARGADVLAITYEEHVASLLKSVDQAFAIPKTLPLLSPALSVVALQLLAYYASLALGHDVDKPRNLAKSVTVE, encoded by the coding sequence ATGTGCGGTATTGTTGGATATATTGGTAATAAGAACACTCAATCGGTATTGGTCGAAGGATTGAAGAAACTCGAGTATCGTGGTTATGATTCTGCAGGTATCGCGGTATTCACACCAGAAGGTCTGCAAATCACGAAAGCTCTTGGTCGTCTTGCGAATCTTGAAGCTAAGCTGGATGGTGCACCACTGGTAGGTAATGCCGGAATCGGACACACACGTTGGGCAACTCATGGTAAACCATCGGATGAGAACTCTCATCCACACACGGATGGAAGCCAGAAGTTCTCTGTTGTGCATAACGGTATTATTGAGAACTACCTGGATCTGAAGGACGAATTGATGGCTCAAGGTCACACGTTCACTTCCGAGACAGATACTGAGGTTATTTCTCACCTGATCGCACGTGAATACAATGGTGATATCGTTAAAACAGTGCAAAAAGTGATCACGCTGTTGCGTGGCGCATTCGCACTGGGTGTATTGACAGAGCATGAGCCTGAGAAACTCGTAGCTGTGCGTCAAGCAAGCCCATTGATTATTGGTATTGGTGAAGGCGAGAACTTCATTGGTTCCGACATCCCGGCAATTCTGGAACATACACGTAACGTGTACATTCTGAATGATGGTGAAATGGCTGTATTGACACATGATGCTGTCGAATTGATGACGATTGAAGGTAACTTTATTTCTCGGAAAATGATTCGTGTCGATTGGGATGCTGTAACTGCAGAAAAAGGCGGATTCGAGCACTTCATGCTGAAAGAAATTCATGAGCAACCAAAAGCATATCGTGATACAATGCTGGGTCGCATCGATAATGAAAGCAAAAAGGTTCAACTTCCTGAGTTGAAAATGACTGAAGAACAAATCAAAAATATCCGTAACGTTCAAATCATTGCATGTGGTACAGCGTACCATGCAGGTCTGGTTGGACGTACTGTAATCGAGCAACTGGTACGTATTCCGGTAGAAACAGATGTTGCTTCCGAATACCGCTATCGTTCCCCGATCGTAAGCAAAGATACACTTGTGATCGTGGTGAGCCAATCCGGTGAAACGGCTGATACACTTGCTGCACTGCGTGAAGCACAGTCAAATGGTGCACATGTACTCGCCATCACTAACGTTGTAGGTAGCTCCATTGCACGTGATGCGGACGATGTGATTGCAACACTGGCAGGACCGGAAATTGCAGTAGCTTCTACCAAAGCGTATACTTCGCAGTTGATCGCGTTCAACCTGCTGGGTCTGTACCTTGCACAAGTTCGTGGCACGCAAACAGCAGAAGAGATTGCTCACATGCTGGCAGCAATGCAAGCATTGCCTGAGCAAGTTGAATCCATGCTGGAGCAAGCGGAAGCTATTAAAGGATATGCAGAGCAAATCTCCAAACATGAACATCTCTTCTTCATCGGCCGCGGTCTGGATTATGCAGTAGCACAAGAAGGATCGTTGAAACTGAAAGAGATCTCTTATATTCACTCCGAAGCGTATGCTGCGGGTGAGTTGAAACATGGTACGCTCGCATTGATCGAGGACGGTATCCCTGTCATTGCTCTGGCAACGCAGGAGAACGTTTTGGAGAAAACCGTGAGCAACATCAAAGAAGTGAAAGCACGTGGCGCAGACGTACTGGCAATTACGTACGAAGAGCACGTAGCATCATTGCTGAAATCCGTTGACCAAGCGTTTGCAATTCCTAAGACGCTGCCATTGCTTAGCCCGGCTCTGTCCGTTGTAGCATTGCAATTGCTTGCATACTACGCTTCCCTGGCACTGGGTCACGATGTGGATAAACCACGTAACCTGGCGAAAAGCGTAACGGTAGAGTAA
- the glmM gene encoding phosphoglucosamine mutase yields MGKYFGTDGVRGVANKELTAELAYSIGRCGGYVLAGGVERPKVVIGMDTRISGLMLESALVAGLLSIGADVIRLGVVSTPGVAYIARLLKADAGVMISASHNPVEDNGIKFFGGDGFKLSDETENRIEELMDAETDQLPRPVGGGLGTVIVDEESRYRYLDYLKTTVNESFSGLKIVLDCANGAAYELAPKLFRELGAEVIAIGAEPNGLNINEQCGSTHPEHLKQEVLKHNADLGLAFDGDADRLIAIDETGAEVDGDFILCICGDAMNRAGKLKDSTVVSTVMSNIGFYKATEKLALKTAKTAVGDRYVMEEMRRGGYNLGGEQSGHVIFLDYNTTGDGMLTAIQLVDTMKASGKKLSELKALMTQYPQVLVNVRVEDKSKYEGNSAIEQAIATVEQHLGDNGRVLVRASGTESLIRVMAEGPDKDELEQFVSQIADVVQKELV; encoded by the coding sequence ATGGGGAAATATTTTGGTACAGACGGCGTAAGAGGTGTTGCCAATAAAGAGTTAACGGCGGAGCTGGCTTACAGCATCGGACGTTGTGGTGGTTATGTGCTTGCAGGTGGTGTAGAAAGACCAAAAGTGGTTATCGGTATGGATACCCGAATCTCGGGGCTTATGCTGGAATCCGCACTGGTTGCAGGTTTGCTGTCCATTGGCGCCGATGTAATTCGTCTGGGCGTTGTATCCACTCCTGGAGTGGCGTATATTGCTCGTCTGCTGAAAGCTGATGCAGGGGTAATGATCTCGGCTTCCCACAATCCAGTTGAGGATAACGGAATCAAATTTTTTGGGGGAGATGGCTTCAAACTGTCGGATGAGACGGAGAACCGGATCGAAGAATTGATGGATGCAGAAACGGATCAATTGCCGCGCCCTGTGGGTGGTGGTTTGGGAACCGTAATAGTGGATGAAGAATCCCGTTATCGCTATTTGGACTACCTGAAAACAACGGTAAATGAATCGTTCTCAGGACTCAAAATTGTTCTGGACTGTGCTAATGGAGCAGCTTATGAGCTGGCACCCAAATTATTCAGAGAACTTGGTGCAGAAGTCATTGCCATTGGTGCTGAGCCTAACGGCCTGAATATCAATGAGCAATGCGGATCAACTCACCCGGAGCATTTGAAACAAGAGGTGCTGAAACATAATGCGGATCTGGGCCTTGCTTTTGACGGGGATGCGGATCGACTGATTGCTATTGATGAGACAGGCGCTGAGGTTGATGGTGACTTCATTCTGTGCATCTGTGGTGATGCGATGAATCGTGCAGGCAAGCTGAAAGACAGTACCGTGGTATCTACCGTAATGAGTAACATCGGATTCTACAAAGCAACGGAGAAACTGGCACTGAAAACAGCAAAGACTGCCGTGGGTGACCGTTATGTGATGGAAGAAATGCGCCGTGGGGGTTATAACCTGGGTGGAGAGCAGTCCGGTCATGTTATTTTCCTGGATTACAATACAACAGGCGACGGCATGCTGACAGCGATTCAGCTCGTGGACACGATGAAAGCTTCCGGTAAAAAACTGAGTGAACTTAAGGCGCTGATGACCCAGTATCCACAAGTATTGGTGAACGTTCGCGTTGAAGATAAGAGCAAATACGAGGGCAATTCGGCGATTGAGCAAGCTATTGCTACAGTCGAGCAGCATCTGGGTGATAATGGACGTGTACTCGTTCGTGCGTCCGGGACTGAATCCTTGATCCGCGTTATGGCGGAAGGACCAGATAAGGATGAACTTGAACAATTCGTATCTCAAATTGCAGATGTTGTGCAAAAAGAACTGGTATAG
- a CDS encoding CdaR family protein gives MDKWFNNNNFAKILALAVSLLLWFMIHLDEVPTTPTISTGTTNKVVERTVPVQPYGLDSNSYVLTSLSTDEVRLEIKGQRSMLTSIFTNDDYKVLVDLSQVKDGSNTLPLVPDLPSGVEVVSMEPSMVTVNVEKLGTKSFDVNIVPEGEPSAGYNAGTPVVEPSGPVKVTLPEGQLDAVAKVQGSVSVKDAKDDVTQKKVKLQAYDAEGKVIENAIVTPDTVEVRIPVSQPYTTVPLRIKYSGQLPEGMVLSTVEPSVKEVSVYGTEDALAGIQSYDQVTLDLTQFDEAGTSTVNVDLTPPPGFEKIEPSSIQLKVTVSPYDELQETTKVFPDVPITLTGAGNGLEGTLVTPKSGGLNITLRGSSTMLEGLSSDDIKLTADLAGLAVGTHEIKLEADLPRFAKLDESSVDLSATVKISEKSDDTTVAPGEDPNDEGTVGPDPSPAEVENGDTETAPGEEETESNTDNQEQSQQGNTSRGNSNNSGSSNSGSNP, from the coding sequence ATGGATAAATGGTTCAATAACAACAATTTTGCCAAGATTCTCGCTTTAGCGGTGAGCTTGTTGCTCTGGTTCATGATACATCTGGATGAAGTACCAACTACGCCAACAATCTCGACCGGGACAACGAATAAGGTTGTGGAGCGCACTGTGCCTGTTCAGCCTTATGGACTCGACAGCAACTCCTATGTACTTACTTCATTAAGTACGGATGAGGTCCGTCTGGAGATTAAAGGGCAGCGTTCGATGTTAACTTCGATTTTTACAAATGATGATTATAAAGTGCTAGTGGATCTTAGTCAGGTGAAAGATGGGTCCAATACGTTACCGTTAGTACCCGATCTGCCTTCCGGGGTTGAGGTAGTCAGCATGGAGCCTTCTATGGTTACGGTCAACGTGGAAAAATTGGGCACCAAATCCTTTGATGTGAATATTGTACCCGAAGGAGAACCATCCGCCGGATATAACGCTGGAACGCCCGTTGTTGAACCTTCAGGTCCAGTTAAGGTAACTCTGCCAGAAGGGCAGCTTGACGCCGTAGCGAAGGTTCAGGGCAGCGTGAGCGTGAAAGATGCGAAGGATGACGTGACACAGAAAAAAGTGAAGCTTCAGGCATATGATGCGGAAGGCAAGGTCATTGAAAATGCGATTGTTACACCAGATACCGTAGAAGTCCGTATTCCTGTCAGTCAGCCCTATACAACTGTGCCCTTAAGAATCAAATATTCGGGACAGTTGCCTGAGGGAATGGTGCTCTCCACGGTTGAGCCAAGCGTGAAAGAAGTCTCGGTTTACGGAACAGAGGATGCGCTTGCGGGTATACAGTCCTACGACCAAGTAACCCTTGATCTTACTCAGTTCGATGAGGCAGGGACGTCGACAGTTAACGTGGACTTGACGCCGCCGCCCGGTTTTGAGAAAATCGAGCCTAGTTCGATTCAGCTTAAGGTGACGGTATCGCCTTATGATGAGCTTCAGGAGACGACCAAAGTCTTTCCGGACGTGCCCATTACGCTTACTGGCGCGGGAAACGGGCTGGAAGGGACACTGGTTACTCCCAAAAGTGGCGGCTTAAATATTACGCTTAGAGGTTCTTCAACGATGCTTGAAGGTCTAAGTAGCGATGATATCAAGTTGACTGCGGATCTTGCTGGACTTGCGGTAGGTACGCATGAAATAAAGCTTGAGGCTGACTTGCCTCGGTTTGCCAAACTGGATGAATCATCAGTTGATCTGAGCGCTACCGTCAAAATTAGCGAAAAGTCTGATGATACGACGGTTGCTCCTGGCGAAGATCCGAATGATGAAGGGACGGTGGGGCCTGATCCTTCACCAGCCGAAGTCGAGAATGGGGATACCGAAACTGCTCCTGGAGAAGAAGAAACAGAATCGAATACGGACAATCAGGAGCAGAGCCAGCAGGGGAATACCAGTCGAGGTAACTCCAATAACAGTGGTAGCAGTAATAGTGGCTCCAATCCGTAA
- the cdaA gene encoding diadenylate cyclase CdaA, protein MNYFADLTWKESIKDVIDILIVTYIMYKLILLVRGTRAVQLLKGILFLVVIWALSTWLNLYTLKWLMNQMFTFGVVAVFIIFQPELRRGLEQLGRGKLFGRSAAASDEELTVLIGEIIKSVNYLSRRKIGALVVFERETGLNDYTESGIQMQSLVSSELMINIFIPNTPLHDGAVIIQGKQISAAACYLPLSENPFISKELGTRHRAAIGITEVADAICLVVSEETGQVSLAMNGQVVRDIKEESLIAKLYEELRPTSNLTKKNGWTTFWKRKGGRKNG, encoded by the coding sequence ATGAACTATTTTGCTGACTTAACGTGGAAAGAGTCCATTAAGGACGTTATCGATATATTGATCGTTACCTATATTATGTACAAATTGATTTTACTTGTGCGGGGTACCCGTGCGGTTCAACTGCTTAAAGGTATTCTGTTCCTTGTAGTGATCTGGGCACTAAGTACGTGGCTAAACCTCTATACACTCAAATGGCTAATGAACCAGATGTTTACGTTTGGTGTCGTTGCAGTCTTTATTATCTTCCAACCGGAACTTCGCCGCGGTCTGGAGCAATTGGGTCGAGGCAAACTGTTTGGACGCTCGGCAGCAGCAAGTGATGAAGAATTAACGGTGTTAATTGGTGAGATTATTAAGTCCGTGAATTATTTGTCACGACGTAAAATTGGTGCACTGGTTGTATTCGAACGGGAAACGGGTCTGAACGATTACACAGAGTCCGGTATCCAGATGCAATCTCTGGTCAGCTCAGAGCTGATGATTAACATTTTTATTCCGAATACACCGCTCCATGATGGAGCCGTCATTATACAGGGCAAACAGATTTCGGCGGCAGCCTGTTATTTGCCTTTGTCCGAGAATCCATTTATTAGCAAAGAGCTAGGAACGCGTCACCGTGCAGCAATCGGGATTACCGAGGTTGCGGATGCGATCTGTTTGGTTGTTTCGGAGGAGACAGGACAAGTGTCGCTTGCGATGAATGGACAGGTTGTTCGTGATATTAAGGAAGAATCGCTGATTGCCAAACTGTACGAAGAACTGCGTCCAACATCCAATCTGACTAAAAAGAATGGTTGGACTACCTTCTGGAAACGGAAGGGGGGACGTAAAAATGGATAA
- a CDS encoding zf-HC2 domain-containing protein, with the protein MDCNSAVSLMHECLDESLSPAQKVELKSHLVTCPDCRMRFKELEQTEMLLFAMKHYSPSASDELTNRIMNALPQPKRQQIWLKWVKGHPALTAAAFFLVVMLFSAWNFWNQNNEMVVKGNNLDQIVIEGNTVIVPEGKSIAGDLTIENGTAQVYGDVNGNLTVIDGQLYQASTAHISGQVKSIDQALDWFWYKITNMVNEVAYR; encoded by the coding sequence ATGGATTGCAACTCGGCCGTCTCTTTAATGCATGAATGTTTGGATGAGTCGTTGTCCCCGGCCCAGAAGGTTGAACTGAAAAGTCACCTTGTGACCTGTCCGGATTGTCGCATGCGCTTTAAAGAGTTGGAACAGACGGAAATGCTACTCTTTGCCATGAAACACTATTCACCGTCTGCCTCGGATGAGCTGACCAATCGAATTATGAATGCTCTGCCCCAGCCCAAGAGACAGCAAATATGGCTCAAATGGGTCAAAGGACATCCCGCGCTGACGGCGGCAGCCTTCTTTTTGGTCGTGATGCTCTTTAGCGCCTGGAATTTCTGGAATCAGAATAACGAAATGGTCGTTAAGGGAAATAATCTGGACCAGATCGTGATTGAAGGAAACACGGTTATTGTTCCGGAGGGCAAGTCCATTGCTGGCGATCTTACGATAGAGAATGGAACTGCTCAGGTATACGGTGATGTAAATGGCAATCTGACGGTCATCGACGGACAGTTGTATCAGGCTTCAACGGCACATATTTCCGGTCAGGTGAAAAGTATTGATCAGGCGCTGGACTGGTTCTGGTACAAAATAACCAATATGGTAAATGAAGTGGCTTACCGCTAA
- the sigW gene encoding RNA polymerase sigma factor SigW, with protein sequence MDNLENRLVKLVLKGDQRAFAEIVELYKDKLFHLAYRMLNNRHEAEDVVQETFLRVFRNMEKYDPNQKFSTWIYRIATNLCIDRLRRKKPSYSLDAELNDQEGSDGYAMLPSDDRTPESEALLSETQTLIREAIDSLPAKYKSVMILRYLQDLSLQEISDVTGMPVTTIKTRVHRGRDFLRKKLEYKL encoded by the coding sequence GTGGACAATTTGGAGAACAGGCTTGTTAAGCTGGTACTGAAGGGTGACCAGCGGGCCTTTGCAGAAATCGTTGAATTATACAAGGACAAGCTGTTTCATCTGGCATACCGGATGCTGAACAATCGTCATGAAGCCGAAGACGTTGTACAGGAGACGTTTTTGCGTGTGTTTCGCAATATGGAGAAGTATGATCCGAACCAGAAGTTCTCAACCTGGATATACCGGATTGCAACCAATCTGTGTATTGACCGCTTACGGCGGAAGAAACCTTCTTATTCATTGGATGCAGAACTGAATGATCAGGAAGGGTCTGATGGTTATGCGATGCTTCCAAGCGATGATCGTACACCAGAAAGTGAAGCACTTTTGTCTGAAACACAGACACTAATCCGTGAAGCGATTGACAGTTTGCCGGCCAAGTATAAATCAGTCATGATTTTGAGATATTTACAGGACTTGTCGCTACAGGAAATCAGTGATGTGACAGGTATGCCCGTAACAACGATTAAGACTCGTGTTCATCGTGGGCGTGATTTTTTGCGTAAAAAACTGGAGTATAAGTTGTAA
- the ppc gene encoding phosphoenolpyruvate carboxylase has protein sequence MTETMVTASKSQSNNLLRRDVRFLGNILGEVLVHQGGTELLDIVEKIRETSKSLRAEFLPELYAEFKTMIQELDSENRHQVIRAFAIYFQLVNIAEQNHRIRRKRDYERSAGDAVQPGSIEKAVQDLKERGLSHTEVEDILDELSLELVMTAHPTEAMRRVILDIHKRISEDVMSLDNPTLTLREREQLREKLLNEVITLWQTDELRDRKPTVLDEVRNGMYYFHETLFHVLPDVYQELERCLNKFYPDHDWHVPTYLRFGSWIGGDRDGNPSVTSDVTWQTLLMQRKLALREYQRIMIELMGHLSFSTNIIHVSDELVQSIEQDRSCVTLKKVDMWRNEKEPYRIKLAYMIAKLNNVLDENKVGQPDRYDSAQGLMDDLMIIDRSLRHHFADYVADTTIRKMIRQVELFGFHTAALDVRQHSKEHENAMSEILAKMNIVEDYARLTEDGKIDLLARLLDDPRPLTSPYHQYTEGTKECLDVFRTIKRAQSEFGAGCITSYLISMTQGASDLLEVMVFAKEVGLFRKEHNGEVVSTLQAVPLFETIDDLHAASEIMEKLFNLPVYRASVSGRNELHEIMLGYSDSNKDGGVVTANWELRVAMNAITAVGNKHGVKLKFFHGRGGALGRGGMPLNRSILAQPPHTIGGGIKITEQGEVISSRYSLQGIAYRSLEQATSALITAALNGLEPQESESERQWDSIIKDISEVSLTKYQDLIFRDPDFFTFFKESTPLPEVGELNIGSRPSKRKNSDKFEDLRAIPWVFAWTQSRYLLPAWYAAGTGLQSYYQDKEENLVVLKEMYENFPFFRTLIDTVQMAVAKADLVIAKEYSAMTSNEEARDRIYGQIESEFKLTKELILKITGEAEILDDVPVIQESIRLRNPYVDPLSYMQVQLLSELRDMRERGEDDTELLREVLLTINGIAAGLRNTG, from the coding sequence ATGACTGAAACTATGGTAACCGCCAGCAAAAGCCAATCCAACAACCTGCTTCGGCGAGACGTGCGGTTCCTGGGCAATATACTCGGAGAAGTTCTTGTCCATCAAGGAGGCACGGAGCTTCTAGATATCGTTGAGAAGATTCGGGAAACGAGCAAATCGTTGCGTGCAGAGTTCTTGCCAGAACTTTATGCAGAGTTCAAAACGATGATCCAGGAATTAGACTCGGAAAATCGCCATCAGGTGATTCGAGCTTTTGCGATTTATTTTCAATTAGTTAACATTGCTGAACAAAACCATCGGATCCGGCGTAAACGGGATTATGAACGTTCTGCAGGGGACGCTGTGCAGCCAGGATCGATTGAAAAAGCAGTACAAGATCTGAAGGAACGCGGACTGTCTCACACGGAAGTAGAGGATATTCTAGACGAGTTATCGCTGGAATTGGTGATGACAGCTCATCCAACCGAAGCCATGCGTAGGGTTATACTGGACATCCACAAACGGATATCCGAAGATGTCATGTCACTTGATAATCCTACGCTGACGTTGCGTGAACGTGAACAGTTGCGGGAGAAGCTGCTGAACGAAGTCATTACACTATGGCAGACTGATGAGCTTCGTGACCGTAAACCGACTGTGCTTGATGAAGTACGGAACGGAATGTATTACTTTCATGAAACGTTGTTCCATGTACTTCCGGATGTATACCAGGAGCTTGAACGCTGCCTGAATAAATTTTATCCTGACCATGACTGGCATGTGCCGACGTATTTGCGGTTCGGTTCCTGGATCGGTGGAGACCGGGATGGAAATCCTTCGGTAACTTCAGATGTAACATGGCAGACACTGTTGATGCAGCGTAAGCTCGCTTTACGTGAGTATCAACGGATTATGATTGAACTTATGGGACATCTCAGCTTCAGTACGAACATCATCCACGTATCGGATGAGCTGGTACAGTCGATTGAGCAAGACCGTAGTTGTGTAACATTGAAAAAAGTGGATATGTGGCGGAATGAAAAAGAGCCATATCGTATTAAATTGGCATATATGATTGCCAAGCTGAACAATGTCCTGGATGAGAACAAAGTAGGACAGCCTGATCGCTATGACAGCGCTCAAGGACTGATGGATGATCTGATGATTATCGATCGCAGCCTTCGTCATCACTTTGCAGACTATGTAGCGGATACGACCATTCGCAAAATGATTCGTCAAGTGGAGTTGTTCGGTTTCCATACAGCTGCATTGGATGTGCGTCAGCACAGCAAAGAGCATGAAAATGCGATGTCAGAGATTTTGGCCAAGATGAACATCGTAGAAGATTATGCTCGTTTGACGGAAGATGGCAAAATCGATTTACTGGCTCGTTTGCTGGATGATCCTCGTCCGTTGACTTCCCCTTATCACCAATACACAGAGGGGACCAAAGAGTGTCTGGACGTATTCCGTACGATCAAGCGTGCTCAGAGCGAGTTTGGGGCCGGTTGTATCACAAGCTATCTGATTAGTATGACCCAAGGGGCAAGTGACCTGCTTGAGGTTATGGTATTTGCTAAAGAAGTAGGTTTGTTCCGCAAAGAACATAACGGTGAAGTGGTATCTACGCTTCAAGCGGTTCCATTGTTTGAAACGATTGATGATCTTCATGCCGCTTCGGAAATTATGGAGAAGCTGTTCAACCTTCCGGTATATCGCGCAAGTGTGAGTGGACGGAATGAACTGCATGAAATCATGTTGGGTTACTCGGACAGCAACAAGGATGGCGGAGTGGTTACAGCCAACTGGGAGTTGCGCGTGGCGATGAATGCTATCACTGCTGTTGGTAATAAACACGGCGTTAAGCTGAAGTTCTTCCATGGTAGAGGTGGGGCGCTCGGACGTGGAGGCATGCCTCTCAACCGCAGTATTCTTGCTCAACCACCACACACCATTGGTGGAGGAATCAAGATTACAGAGCAGGGTGAGGTTATCTCTTCCCGTTATTCCCTTCAGGGCATTGCATACCGCAGTCTTGAGCAGGCTACATCGGCTTTGATTACAGCTGCACTAAACGGTCTGGAGCCGCAAGAGTCGGAATCAGAGCGTCAGTGGGACAGCATCATCAAAGATATTTCCGAAGTATCTCTGACGAAATACCAGGATCTCATTTTCCGTGATCCAGACTTCTTTACTTTCTTCAAGGAATCGACACCGCTACCTGAGGTTGGGGAACTGAATATTGGTTCACGTCCATCCAAAAGGAAAAACAGCGACAAGTTCGAGGATCTTAGAGCGATCCCTTGGGTATTTGCCTGGACCCAAAGTCGTTATCTGCTTCCCGCATGGTATGCGGCAGGAACGGGACTTCAAAGTTACTATCAGGATAAAGAAGAAAATCTGGTTGTCCTGAAAGAAATGTATGAAAACTTCCCATTCTTCCGTACACTAATTGATACGGTGCAGATGGCTGTTGCCAAAGCGGATCTAGTCATTGCGAAGGAATACTCGGCTATGACTTCCAATGAGGAAGCACGTGATCGCATCTATGGTCAGATTGAATCGGAATTCAAGCTCACCAAAGAGCTGATTCTGAAAATTACCGGAGAAGCTGAAATTCTGGATGATGTACCGGTGATTCAAGAGTCGATCCGACTTCGTAATCCGTATGTCGATCCTTTGTCCTACATGCAGGTCCAACTACTGAGTGAGCTCAGAGATATGCGTGAGCGTGGCGAGGATGACACAGAGTTACTGCGTGAAGTGTTGCTTACGATTAACGGCATTGCAGCAGGACTTCGGAATACGGGTTGA
- a CDS encoding stage II sporulation protein M, which translates to MLKFSTFLRALGSIRGALIWSIVLFVVGIGTGWVSTGTLEDILLNQIGGLREVSERLEQGNNVQWNFFLFIFFNNAIKSVLVIYAGIFFGILPVVFLLINGMVIGFLVHTTMNYGASFFDIVVKGLLPHGIIEIPVIIIACAFGLRFGGLALKSLGQFGGEKRNTIGSQWSAFMRTTVTASCWIVILLLVAAIIESTLTYSLVRG; encoded by the coding sequence ATGTTAAAATTCAGTACATTTCTTAGAGCTTTAGGTTCCATTCGTGGTGCATTAATCTGGTCGATCGTATTGTTTGTTGTTGGAATAGGCACGGGATGGGTGAGTACAGGAACACTTGAGGATATATTGTTGAATCAAATCGGGGGACTAAGGGAGGTTAGTGAGCGGCTGGAGCAGGGGAACAATGTGCAATGGAACTTCTTCCTCTTTATCTTTTTCAATAACGCCATCAAAAGTGTACTCGTGATCTATGCCGGTATCTTCTTTGGCATTCTGCCTGTCGTTTTCCTGTTAATCAATGGCATGGTTATCGGTTTTCTGGTACACACCACAATGAACTATGGGGCCAGCTTCTTTGATATTGTTGTAAAAGGACTTCTTCCACATGGCATTATTGAAATTCCGGTAATTATTATCGCTTGTGCATTCGGTTTAAGGTTTGGTGGATTAGCTCTCAAAAGTCTTGGTCAATTTGGCGGGGAGAAACGAAATACGATTGGTAGCCAATGGAGTGCGTTTATGCGCACAACGGTAACTGCATCCTGCTGGATTGTTATTTTGCTACTTGTTGCAGCGATTATTGAAAGTACACTTACCTACAGCCTGGTGCGAGGATAA